Sequence from the Miscanthus floridulus cultivar M001 chromosome 16, ASM1932011v1, whole genome shotgun sequence genome:
gagagagacatgcattcaacatgaacaggaaaggctccaagatttcagtccttaagcgacacagacgaaGTCACtataaaccggcaagcctccgcccggtcttcatttcaaattaaggcaggttcttttccacgataagcaaatatagccaaccgtgccatatgtatattcctatatcttgtaggtgacaggaaatcacctgacttctaccgcgtttaagcagggctaagcactacacgaacctgagctacataggattcagggtatcaatatctggacaaggattggataaccaatgcagcaagtgtttgcatccaacacctaaacttaatgcaacaatatatatatgtaacaataatactttaactgcatttcagaaattaggaggcttaatatgctccggggcttgcctgggatccgacacaagttagttcagttagcttgcaccgtaatggtgacatctccggtcctagcacttgcttagtccttccatcttcgggatatatccaccaaaccaaatcttcgagtttggctccaacatcgcatccttcaagtggtgcatctagcgtacctagatgagatgcaatatacaagtgcataaatatgaagaatagtaccatgagacgcatcacaaaatagcaagcaagacaagcatagtttacactaacacacttaagtactttgcgatgcttaacttaaacatcacgcaatctatcatgctaagatggcaaagaagaccacaacaccaagcatgacacaagtttcccagaTCTcatgtgctctaactcagtcatcattcaaggcataagtcacacttaacaatatacaagcaaacactataattggaatctgccaatttctggacatgcaaacagcagctacaagatttagctataactggagttacacaaatccaaatgacttgcaagaacacattttggaaagcttatgaaattatctacatttcatctataaccatgacagcatgattcccaagttaagtaggtcgaaattatacctttacataaactggttcatacaaaacagagagcaaaaatcctgtattctaactttaaacagttgtaactcaaacactactcggccaaatgataccaaattttaacagcagctagatacataatttatctacaacttttgtataaacaagtttcacaacaaagcacattgtcatgaagaactttgctaagttcccagatctgtccataaaccacatcagcaagaaaataattattaacttatgttgcaaattcataattgggcaaaaccaactttaccaacatttcacccatgactaaagaacaccaaaaagcatggtgctcacctctaaataaattttcttaaattatttcttaatttatttagacatcaaggtgtatttatgaacatataccaaaaatgcacaataaattctacaaaaattacagtagctcacatatcctctcaatagtctactgtacaaattttatacCATTTtcataagtatagctgcctctacgaaaaagacaatttgctattgcaagaaatcatgtgagagcgagataaaccaataactcactacatacttcatccaatactcatgaaatttttaccatacatcaactatcacatgagtagcatgccacaaaaatttcacttcatttggagccctagatctgcagttatggaaaataacaaattcaactagcattacaaccttactgcacaaatctatttttaccgcaaaatattgaaactaaaacatgtcatattatacatctaatgcatagagaatttcacaaggattccaaaaagtcctcatttgctattttacgaatttcctatgaattactatgaatttccaaaaattcagcaaatttactgcaaatgggtccttatcggcactattcatttgagtcacagacttCGCAGTTAGAACCTTCCCTTTTCTCGAATTTGAGCGCGAAGTCCCTGGTGTTCTCTTCTTCAGAGACTGAAGCACGTCACAGCTTGGACCGGCCGGGCTCGGCCGAGAGAGCCAGCAACGGCGGGGAGGACTCGGCAGGGCGTAGCCGCGGCCGCGCCTGGCCAACGGCACGGCCAGCTGCAGCCCGTGGCCCTCCTGGCCACGTGTGCGGCGGCATGCCGCGGTGGCGGCTATTGTGCCGACAACGGCACGGACGGCGAACGGCGAACGGCGAATGGCGGTGCTGCTAGGGTTGGGGAGGCGGTCGAGGCGCTAGAAGCAGACGTGGAGGCGGTGCTGGGAGGCTCGATGATGTCTAGGCAATGGAGGAGCGAGCAACGCAGCAGCTCGGCTGCTCGGCCATGCCAAATAGGAGACAGTGAGAGAGACCGAGAGAGAGCAGAAGAGTGAAtgggaagggagaggaagagagtgaATGGAGAGAGCAGGAGGCAGACTCGGCCTCGGCTTCTCCAAACGACACGCGACGGCGAGGTGGCGAGCGGCGCAGGCACAGGAGGCCACGCGGCGCGAGCATTCTGTGCACACGGTCGGACGCTGTTCATCGAATTTAAATTttcaattctacctcaaacataccacCGAGACCCATACTTCGTGcctctgtaactcctaaaccacgacgagttagcaaaaactctattaataaaagttatagatctacataccatctccaacttttattaaagcttcAAAGTCTAATTAGGCCTGGTTTGGAagatacaaggttccaaagtggggtacacgaaaactGAAATCATACATTCAGTCATCCATgacttaaccaaatttcatgtgctgaAAAAAGCtgctgattcaaagtttgagcctcagtTTGACTTGCtcacaagctgatctagctcttggtccaaacataaagtttgttgtacataacatggactccaacttttatttaggttccactgccatgcaaacaatctaagctgcatttcaaaccaagtcaaagtagcatcactataaagcttaaatcaccctttttgatctattggagcattttctggccacctgctcaacatgaacccttcataacttttgttcatgagtgcaagtagagttgtttgagcaaggtaccaaggtttggttgacatctcatgttctcattcacttaatagtgcaattcaagcacttagtaaaatcattccaacaaggatataacttatcatttcatgtgactttttgattccaaacttcatcaaacttttccagtgatccatatagatgagtattgatgtgagacacatgaagatattccaataacaccagccaagcatatatcttgaaaatggcctatatgtaaagcaagggtgcaatatccgagtttaggttggggcttatttccataggtttgaccttgacatctccaacaccacttaacatgtcatggttgagcttaaacccgttgcttaactagtgacaaacctCTGGGGTGTTACACCATGTGGTACAAAAAACAGAAGATATTGGGACGACAAATAGTAGCACTTATAACTCAATGGTAAACTAGTAAAATTAAATTTAGGGGACTTCTACAATAAATTCAAACCAATTCCCTCGTTTGACAGTCCAGATTTATCTATGTTACTCTTCTTACCGCTAGTATCATAAGTACCATAAAAATAATAATGATTATGGTCATAGTATCGAAAAAGAGCCGCGACGGACTAGTAAATACGTGCGCTTAGTATTGCACTAGGTCACAATTAAATGTTCAATCTTCGAAAACCTTCTTGACCTGCCTCTAGGTATTGAGAAGTAACTGGAATGCTGCCACCACCCTGTGGACACGATGAGCATCATGTGGCATGACCTCCTGTTTTTCTTCTTTACTTGTTCAAACATTTCCACTGATGGTGGTCTTTATAGCATTTTAATATCGTTATTACCGATATGCTGTGCATTTGGTGGTAACAGTTTATGATCTCCTACTCGCACAATTAATGTCTTGGTTCAATGCGgtataaattttatttttttgcttACGTAGCATATCTTTTCCTCAGTAGTTGGCAACAATAACATGTTGAACATATGCTCATTGCGTGAACAATTATTGTGCCCCAGTGTATGGCCCAACTAAACAAACAAGCATCAGATCTGGTGTCCGCTGCATTCGTGGCAGTTTCACCAGAGAGAAACACAAGAGAAGGGCAGGAAACGATGGCGTAGGAGACGTCTCCTAGTGATATACTTTTTGGTAACAAATAAAGATGCACTGAAGCTCAGTGTGTTGCTCTCGATTAGACCCTTATAAGTAGACGGTCTGACTAGTTCAATCATATCCCGATTACTGCAGCGTGTTTGGTGTAGGGGTTGAGTCTATGGAAGCTCCAAGCACTCTCCCTTGCGATTTTTTGGTAACCGATGATGGCTCCTGGGGATTTGGCATTCGAGCAGTAGAAGCATGCATAATGCCTCAATGACACACTGAAGACCAGCAACGCCACCCAAACAACAGAACTAGTATCGGTATCCGGGCCAGAAGATCCTAGAATCCACATGTGTCGTGCAATCCAAACACAATACCAGTATCATATAAGGAACCATAAGGGTGTCCACAGCAAGGTAGGTTGGAGCTAGTTTGCTGCTGACATGGAGGTAAGAGAGGGCAGAATAACAGCTCGCTAGCTACGAAGTACTAGCTAGGCTCGCATGGAATCCCCTCTCTCTCACAGCTCTTTGTTTTTCTAGTCACAAAAAAGCTCTTTGTTTTTTGCATCGTTGTTCCATTCTCTTTTATTTTTCTATCTTCTCTTGTATACACATCAGCTAGCGATTTAAGGACATTGTTGGGGACGCCCTAAGGGAGCTAATAGTCTTGACGCCTCTCATACCCACCTAGATCTGGGTTAACGCGGTGTGTATAGGAGACTAAGTATTTTCCACTCCATCCTAGCTCTCTAGATAGTTTAGGTGCTCTTTGGACACATTATTTGTCTATGGGGACATCAGAGATATTTTATAGTGTTGGTAGATGTGAATCACCAAATGATTTATTGCATTCAACAATTAGAAATATGAAACTCAACCAAACATAACTGCTGAGAGTAATCACGTAACTGAGGTATATCCACCTTCCCCAAAACTAAATGGAGGggctgacgagatcctaacatatgggtatgtttaGCCTCGGGATCAATGGTTCCCGACCGAAGAGACTTGACCGAGCCTAGACATGCCGTAGGCCCCgcccagggctcgggggctcgcccGAACCTCAGGCTCCCAATCGACGATATGCCCGTGCTcagcccttggctcctgcctgaCCTATGACGCTAGCCAATGGCCGggtgcaagaagacaagccctgagCCATCGAGGCTCGGGGCTCCCAGATGCTGCACTTCGGGCGCGGCCTTGCCAGCCGCTCCTGCGACAGGGTCACgcacggggcgtgacacaagaagacaagtctCCTCGGCCTCCAGGGGCTGGGCGGCTCCCAAGCCCGCATGTCAgcccctagagccgacctccttcgccaccaagaagactccagaaggtccacctaggggaggcaGGTCCAAGTCGACACAGCCTAACACGCAGAATGTCAGAACAGAGCTGCCGGACGATGCCAAACGCTTCTTTGGCTCCACGGTCCACAGAGCACCACTGTAAGATCCTCCTGGACTCCGACACATGTAGACCGTAGACACTTCTCCCAAAtcgccatgtacccgacctatctcggtatataagggataaggtcggacatTAGAGGGGGAGGAGGTTACTagacagatcattccattcctcattCGATCCGCTCCCGCTCAGCACCGAGAGCagggcaacccagagaggggcagcGAGAGCTCCTCTGCCGcatccatcgtcttcctcctctctgacgAGAGGAAGACTCCACTGGCGGCAAGGCAAccataggattagcaccgagctaaccccctaccaaatctctctacactctgttgtaaccccccgattttgggtgctcttgagtataaggatcatcagcttctggacgtagggcaccgatcgcCCTGAACCAAGATAAACCATTGCGtcccctctgtgattcttgtgttcttgagtccacctgagccaccggAGAGATGTACTCTGACACCAAATCAAACAACAATACTTGCCATGGTTCTGACCCTAcgatagctagcgcgctaggtagggggcagcGTCAAGTGCAATTTAGGCTCTACGGTGGCCGAAGCCACCCACCTCGTCACCGGAGCAAGTAACACTACCCTAGACAGCGGTGTCCGCTTCCCTGGCGAGTTCTTCATCACAGCCGGCGCCTTCGCTCCGGGCTAGGTCCTTAACTTAGGGAGCCTGACCTACATCGCCGACTGCTACGGCAAGCTTCTTGTCCGCTCGTCGGGACCACATCGGTGGGCAACGAGCTCTTGGCATCGCCCCCTCCATCGAGCCTCCTAAGAGCATATCTTGAGGTCCTATCCCAGTAGATCCGGCGTGGTCTAGGTCCGTACCCCACCGTGTCGGACCGAcgccagatgttctacatgctggccaacgtCCACCACCAGATCGGCACCGGTGAGGTGCTCTAGCCACCTGACCGCTTCTGGTACTACCTCTCAGACCTGCCTTTTGGGATCTAGAATGCGGTGGCATCCTTTTAGCTGGAGCTAGAGCACCTCGTCAGCCACGAAGCGCCATGGAGCGCCATCCTCTTGGGCACCACGAGGGCCGACGTCCCCTCGCTGTGCACCTTCCTCGAGATCCTCTTGGGGAATGGACCAGAGTATGACTCCAACGACATAGACTACAATGCCCCACAGCACATGTGCTACTATATTGATGGTGAGGTTCTTGCCAATGAGGCGCCCGAGCTCATGTCGCCGGACCTGAGTCCCCGTAGTCGCACGAACTACCTTCTGGAGAAGGCAGATCGCTTGCGAGCATGACAGGTGGACCAGGAGGCCGCCAAGGTAGAGGTCGAGCGCCAAAGGTAGGACTTTGCGCAGCAGCAGGCTGCGCAGCCTCCCATCAATGACGACGACAACTGCATGGGGGCTCCCGGCACCCAATGCTTCCCCGAGCGACCTACAACATGGCGGTCGCCACCTGCCGGCTGGAGGACATCTCCGACATGCCAGACCCAAAGACCAACGAGCGGTTGCAGAAGGTAAGGTGGCTTCTTTGTGTCGCCCTCGAGCAGTAGGCTGAGAGCTCCAATTATCAGCATCATGCTACACCCTCTAGGCCATCCCAGCCAACGACCACCACCAATGGGGATCGCTCTGACGTGCATGCCCCGCCAGTGGCCGGAAGCGGTGGCGACGCCTTCAACAGTAGCTCCGAACGCCCATGGACCAGGGGCACCAAGCCCCGATAGGAACGAAGGTGTGAGCCTTCCCCTCGGCGCCCCCCCCCGTGCACCACCGGATTGGCGACGACCATGATGTCTGCAACAGCATCGAGGCTAGACACCACGCTCACACGCAGTACTACACTCCTGAGCAGAGAGGCGAGGGCGCCGCCCTGGATCACATTGTCCCCTATGCATTTGGGGCGGTGTTTCGGGCGGCACCTTACCCTAGGTGATTCAAGCCACCGACGCACATCTCCAAGTACGACGGCAAGACCAACCCGGACCATTGGCTCAAGGACTACCGCCTCGCCATGAGGGCCGGTGGGTCAGATAATGACTTCGCCATCAAGTACCTTCCTCTGCTTCTATCGAGCTTGACCAGAGCTTGGTTTGAGCAGCTCGATCCTGGTAGTATCCGCTGCTAGGGTGACCTTCACTCTGTCTTCATCATCACTTCTAGGGTATGTACACTCGGCCTGGGAACTCATGGGACCTCTGCAACTATAGGCAGAGGGCCGATGAGACCCTCTAGGAGTACATCTAGCGCTTCTCCAAGAAGTGCAATGCACTCCCCAACATCACCGACACTGACGTGATCAATGCCTTCATCGGTGGCATGACCTACAAGGTGCTCGTCCACGTGCTCGGCAATGAAATCCCGCGCACAATGTGGGAACTCTTGAACGTCGCCACCCAGTATGACATTGGTGAGGAGGTGGTCTAGACCAACTTTAGCGACAAGGACAAAGCTGTCGTCCACCTCAGCAGTGGGGACAGTGGGAATGACCCTGCATCGTCCCAGCGTCGCCGCGACAAGAGGAACAAGGACCAGAAATGCCACGGGGAGGATATGGTGGCACCGGCCAACCGCGCCGCTAGGCCTCAACCATGTGGGCATGCCGCCATTAGGTGCTACATCCATGGCACCCTCGGCCAGTAGGGCAAGGCCTAGAAGCTAGCCCCAAAGGCCGGCGAACTAGTGGACGCCGCCCCGGAGGACGACGCTGAGTTCCCCGAGGCCGATCGTtgtctcatgatcttcgggggctcCTAGGCGTACGAGTCCCGCCGGCAGCACCGCATCACCGAGCAAGAGGTGAACGTCGTCTACACCCTCACCGCCCCGATGCGACTCCGATGGTCCTAGACGACAATCACCTTCGACCTAGGGGATCACcatgtgcctcaccaaggtgctgatggatggcagTAGCGtcctcaacatactctatgccAGCACCCTAGATAGGATGGGCATCTCAAGGAGCAGCCTGTGCCCTAGCAAGGTACCATTCTATAGGATCATCCTAGGGAAGGAAGCTATGCCCCTCGGGTGCATCTGGCTCAATGTCACCTTCGGCCAGCTAGACAAATTTTGCAAGAAGctgctcaccttcgaggtggtcgactTCCCCCGCGTCTACCACGCTCTCCTGGGCCGGCCATGCTTTGccaatttcatggttgtccccaactacacctatgtGAAGCTGAAGATGCTTGTCCCCAAGGGAGTCATCACCATCAAAGGCAGCTTCAAATGAGCCTACTACTACGAGCAGGACTACGTCGCCCAAGCGGCCGCGCTTGTCACCCCTGTGCTCCCAATGGCCCTATCCATGACATGAAAAGGGTGCTAGCAAAGGAAGCAGCCAAGGCAACAGCGGTGCCCAGCCACCCAGGCATCGATGAGCCAGCCAAGACTCCTTGTGGCAGCGCTGGCCTACCTCTCCACCAACAAAAACTAAGATATATCCTGTCCTCTCGACCTTCTCACTTCGTTTGCCTTTACTACTATCTGCTTCGTCCCGAGTGACTCGAGCAGCGGCTCGGCCACGTCAAAGGAGAATTGCACTACTGTCTCCTTTACTACTATCTCCTTCTCACTAAGCTTGCCTTTACTACTGTATCCTTTGACCCGAGAGACTAAGCTAACCACCTGTTGCTCTCTTTGAAGGGGATCGCAGCAAAAGGCCCCTAGGCGAGGCAAGGACCAGATGGATGGAGCAGGAGGAACAGGAGAAAGGTTGGCAATGCACTAATGGAATGGTCTTGGCTACCGTGTTACAAGCTATGTCCCCTTTCCCTTCTCTTTTGTCCATTTCGTTCATTTGTAGCTATCCCTATGCTTCCCAATCCTTCATCGGATCGCCTCTCCTAGCCGCATGATGGTACTAGGGCCCCCAAGAGTGGCATcgctaagggttctaaggccagcCCAAGAGGCTTCAAGGCTGCCTGAGGCACCTAAAATGCGAGGGACGCCCATGGTCGGGCACCAGAGGCCTTAGCTGAATGCTTAGAAGCGAAGCCGGCCAACCATCGTGCGATGTCCGAGTACCGACCTAGAGCCACTCGTGGTGACCCACCGAGGGAGGcagcgagcccctgagccccgacAGACGGGCTCAGGAACTATACAAGTGGCTCAGTCGGGAAGCTGAGGATCTCCCCTCTGTGGGACATGACCAGGGCACGAAACGATCATAAACATGGGATCTCACGGACTAACCCACTAGTAGCACGGGAACAACAATCTTAGCCACCGAGGCCATCGTTGTAACAGCTCATTCCAAAGAGGGACCTAAGTCTTCGAGCATGACTCGTGAGCAATGAGAATACAAgtgaaagtaatttcatttcattaattggGAATGACCTGATTACAATATACGACGGCAAAAACCGCAATCTATTGCCGCCTATATGGCAGTAGAGACCACAGGGTGACCCTGACGTCTGGGTTGGAACCCTACGGTACATGTGGCTTGGGACGATGGGCCGACCTCAGGGACCCTCTCTGAGGGCTAGAGCCGAGCGATGTCGGCCGTCGCCCCACTAACGGGCCCGAGCCCACACCTTCGCCGGGGTGGGAGTGGCAGAGACCGACGCGTCGCAGTTCCTCCTTCCCGTTAGAGGAAGGGAGTATTCAATTGACGTCGCTGAAATCCTTCCACCCTCTAGGGGAGAGGAACACTGTTGATGGTCGTTGGGATCAATTATAAgccatcaatataacctgcatatatacttaagcAAAGCAAGCAGTTGCCTCCTGCCTGTTCTGCAAGCTGTCCGGTTTGCCATCACCAGCAGCAATAAGAGGCCAAACTGGCTGTCAGCTAAGCAAATAGCACTTCCCTGCAAGCACGTGACTAGCCAAATGAACAACTAATATGTCCAAGCACAGTACGTTATACTTTTCTTTGAATCCTCTGCTCTCCTTGATAACCCGATATCTAAAGCTAATTCCATAAAAAACAATCCTTCATTGTTTGTTCGTTTTAGCTCAGAATTTGTATGTTACGCTCTTGTCAATATAATCTACGTGTTAATTTTTGACATTtatcattctacatatttatacttTTATGATTAAATGTTAATTTGGTTAATATTTATGCagctagttttataattaaaagcaacaCAGTAAACATTGATCTTTCGCAAATAAACACTAATTTCATTCATGATAACTTGTATGTTTCTAATTATTATAACTTGGTTAGTTTAAACTTgtttcatatacaaagatgatcACATGTTTTCTCTTTTATACTGTTATAAAGTTTAAATGGATTAAATAATATATGCATGTTCATAATTAAAATATGATTAGtttaacttggcttttaaaataaATGTGATTTATATGCTTCTTATGATTTTGCTCAATTAAAATGAATCAAGCATGTAGGCTTCTCTTTTATAATATATGAGATTCCGGTAAACGTTTCTTTCTAACGGTAGTTTCGTTTTCGGCGTTTCTTGCGTTCCCGTGACCGTAACAACGAGCCATCTCCTTAGAACCCTTTTtattatgattggtgtactgtgcTTAGTTATTTATGTTTGTTTTCTTGTATGTTTCTGTGTGCTTGGTGTTTGCTATGAGTAGAAGAGAACCGTACGTAAGCGCTTGGTACCAGAAGCTACGGAATGGAAGATAAAGTTGAGGCTTCTCTAAGCAAGTTGCTTTGGGTGTAAAGTAAatgcaaggcaagtatagcatgagatcttctttgttgtcctattcactttaatcatttaattcatgctgcatgtgtctaccttgattaccactaaggattttctagtactttgtaccttgtgccttgatacctatggggtattgcattgggtagcaagatgctagtgctcaactacaaccatgatcttgtaacttgactaatggaatatgcaataaacactaaaagatgctttttagcaacatggaacaaaagGGGGATAGAGCACtaggctgtttttatggtgctctagactcctctccataaggacttatctgtaagtgaacatccgggacttacagtacagctgtgagggctacatggctctggctttagctcagtgtaaggaccttttctagcttgttagtggttacctttatggcgcaagaggggcttcgataggtatgatctcggcctatgaagagggtgcactttggtttcttggtattttgttagtcactccttggaggggg
This genomic interval carries:
- the LOC136510173 gene encoding uncharacterized protein — encoded protein: MCLTKVLMDGSSVLNILYASTLDRMGISRSSLCPSKVPFYRIILGKEAMPLGCIWLNVTFGQLDKFCKKLLTFEVVDFPRVYHALLGRPCFANFMVVPNYTYVKLKMLVPKGVITIKGSFK